In the Nitrospirales bacterium LBB_01 genome, one interval contains:
- a CDS encoding formylglycine-generating enzyme family protein, whose product MSIRVFVIKTIFVLSAILVTICPAVTFAETTDTVTSMVFVPVKCGCFEMGDTVGDGDPNERPAREVCVNDFSMGKYEVTNEQFRKFRPDHDSGKFEGLTLNEDKQPVVNVSWEDATEFAKWLSKKSGHTYRLPSEAEWEYAARSGTKTSHYWGNDTAEACTYANVSDVTAQKRFSKWRSFNCDDGFLVAAPVGSFKPNAYGLYDMLGNAWEWVQDIYNAEAYSKLPKNNPVYEGSGEYRVERGGGWSNGPMGVRSSHRIGLTPTFGHRSLGFRLVMEK is encoded by the coding sequence ATGTCCATTAGGGTATTTGTAATCAAAACTATTTTCGTGTTATCCGCGATTTTAGTTACAATATGTCCCGCCGTTACCTTTGCTGAAACCACAGACACTGTAACCAGCATGGTTTTTGTGCCCGTAAAATGCGGGTGTTTTGAAATGGGGGATACGGTTGGAGATGGCGATCCAAACGAGCGGCCTGCCCGTGAGGTATGCGTAAATGATTTTTCCATGGGAAAATATGAAGTTACAAACGAACAGTTCAGAAAATTCCGCCCTGACCATGACAGCGGTAAATTTGAAGGGCTAACCTTAAACGAGGATAAACAGCCTGTCGTGAATGTTTCATGGGAGGATGCAACAGAGTTTGCCAAATGGCTTTCAAAAAAATCTGGGCATACTTACAGACTGCCTTCAGAGGCCGAGTGGGAATATGCTGCACGCTCCGGAACAAAAACGAGTCATTATTGGGGAAATGACACAGCGGAGGCATGTACGTACGCAAACGTGTCGGATGTCACTGCTCAGAAACGTTTCTCTAAATGGAGGTCTTTTAATTGTGACGACGGGTTTTTAGTGGCGGCGCCGGTTGGCAGTTTTAAGCCAAATGCGTATGGGCTTTACGATATGCTGGGAAATGCGTGGGAGTGGGTACAAGACATTTATAACGCCGAGGCTTACAGTAAACTCCCTAAAAATAACCCTGTGTATGAAGGTAGTGGCGAGTATCGTGTTGAGCGCGGCGGCGGTTGGAGCAACGGCCCAATGGGTGTCAGAAGCTCGCACCGCATAGGGCTTACCCCTACTTTTGGCCATCGTTCGCTGGGTTTTCGCCTTGTGATGGAGAAATAA
- a CDS encoding MtrB/PioB family outer membrane beta-barrel protein — MIRELPIKAVLAIFLMLLPISATFAQNAADSDNNGNSMGIPNLSGEITMTGQTKFESGNMSKYNEYKDTNKTNFFGDIKLKYDDDKYWFYLKAEDIGYDTQHYKLEGGIYGIVKYNLEYNEMPHNYSLGDRTIYSGAGSNNLTTISGFSKTPQSRWNTIDYSIDRQLYGGGVRLDAIKPFYVEFSTTRETRSGTRPISVTNSNGSSGPVTEFPQPIDYITESVKGEAGYITRPLFASVYLQYTDFTNNNTEMYFQNIYTGSSTIPNRAGQTDTLTLPPNNENYNYGFKGSVALPLNSRLNVSLSGSDTTSDARYLTSSVIGATTTVRSPMYSYIYSNGNSNWHGKVDTQNYSFVLTTNPIYDLNASVFYKYRSLQNKSDNPTATSSTGDTNTYVPVSYNKSDTGVDLSYRLPTHFILTGGYNYVITHNSIDINYGVNGAVADGAEQMTYDIPTTTDNIWNIGVKWAGVDFMSAKVGYERMNRDGSNDSSIYAAADRFAQYKNEFDTGSQKRDKIKVSVNFFPIETLDIGLGYNYKKSTYPDTVIGLRDSRNDEYYVDAGYTFGKVARLNGYLAYEDLKTYQFMRTANTTAGNDPNGTTQNSTNYNWDLTLRDKSFDYGANVDFYLVPKKVTLRVQYDSARSDGSGDFTILNQAALNTLGSSTPSQNNSNIDISNIDNYRRNTFLTKILWNITKSFTVALGYAYEHYKYDDYAYNNYPYTYTIKDSSGNVTYLTGAYSDPSYNASLAFLTLKYSFK; from the coding sequence ATGATAAGAGAATTACCAATAAAAGCAGTACTTGCAATCTTTTTGATGCTCCTGCCGATAAGTGCGACCTTTGCACAAAACGCAGCAGATTCGGACAACAACGGCAACAGCATGGGAATACCAAATTTATCTGGTGAAATAACGATGACAGGCCAGACAAAATTTGAAAGCGGAAACATGTCAAAGTACAACGAATACAAAGACACAAATAAAACCAACTTTTTTGGCGATATTAAACTGAAGTATGACGACGACAAGTACTGGTTTTACCTTAAAGCGGAGGACATTGGTTACGATACACAGCACTACAAACTTGAAGGTGGAATATATGGAATTGTCAAATATAACCTTGAGTATAACGAGATGCCGCACAATTACTCACTGGGCGACAGAACCATTTATTCAGGAGCGGGTTCCAACAACCTTACCACAATCTCTGGGTTTTCAAAAACTCCTCAATCCAGGTGGAACACTATTGACTACTCTATTGACAGACAGCTTTATGGCGGCGGTGTAAGACTGGACGCTATAAAGCCATTTTATGTGGAGTTCTCTACAACCAGAGAGACAAGAAGTGGAACCAGGCCAATCTCTGTTACAAACAGCAACGGTTCAAGCGGGCCTGTGACGGAATTCCCACAGCCGATAGATTACATAACCGAGTCGGTTAAGGGCGAGGCAGGCTACATTACAAGACCTCTTTTTGCCTCAGTATATCTTCAGTACACCGATTTCACCAACAACAATACAGAGATGTACTTCCAAAATATATATACCGGAAGCAGCACTATACCAAACAGAGCTGGGCAGACTGACACTTTGACCCTGCCTCCAAATAATGAGAACTACAACTACGGATTTAAAGGCTCTGTTGCACTTCCTTTAAACAGCAGATTAAATGTAAGCCTATCGGGAAGTGATACAACCTCTGATGCAAGATACCTAACCTCGTCAGTAATTGGTGCTACGACAACTGTTCGCAGCCCCATGTACAGTTACATCTACTCTAATGGGAACAGCAATTGGCATGGTAAAGTCGATACCCAAAATTACAGCTTCGTGCTGACAACTAACCCTATTTATGATCTCAATGCAAGTGTTTTCTACAAGTATCGCAGCTTGCAAAACAAATCTGATAACCCGACAGCAACCTCGTCAACCGGTGATACAAACACCTATGTACCGGTTAGTTATAACAAAAGCGATACCGGGGTGGATCTTTCATACAGACTACCGACGCATTTTATACTCACCGGTGGTTATAATTATGTCATCACTCACAACTCTATAGACATAAATTATGGAGTGAATGGAGCTGTTGCAGATGGTGCTGAGCAGATGACTTATGACATCCCCACAACGACTGACAATATCTGGAATATTGGCGTGAAATGGGCAGGAGTTGATTTCATGTCTGCCAAAGTAGGATATGAGAGGATGAACAGAGACGGCTCTAATGACTCCTCGATATATGCAGCAGCAGATAGATTCGCTCAGTACAAAAACGAGTTTGACACAGGGTCGCAGAAAAGAGATAAGATTAAGGTAAGCGTAAATTTTTTCCCTATTGAGACTCTGGACATAGGACTTGGTTACAATTATAAAAAATCAACGTATCCTGACACCGTTATCGGCCTAAGAGACAGCAGAAACGATGAGTATTATGTAGATGCCGGCTATACCTTTGGCAAAGTTGCAAGACTGAATGGATATCTTGCTTATGAAGATCTGAAAACATATCAGTTTATGCGCACTGCCAACACAACAGCAGGGAATGATCCTAACGGCACAACCCAAAACTCAACCAACTACAACTGGGATCTTACGCTGAGGGATAAGAGTTTTGACTATGGCGCAAATGTTGACTTCTACCTGGTTCCCAAAAAGGTAACGTTAAGAGTCCAGTATGACTCAGCGAGATCTGATGGAAGCGGCGACTTCACGATTTTAAATCAGGCGGCTCTTAATACGCTGGGTTCCTCAACTCCATCTCAAAACAATAGCAACATTGATATTTCAAATATTGACAACTACAGAAGAAACACGTTCCTTACCAAAATACTGTGGAACATTACAAAAAGTTTTACGGTAGCACTTGGATACGCATACGAACACTACAAGTATGACGATTATGCTTACAACAACTACCCCTACACATACACAATTAAGGACTCAAGCGGCAATGTAACATACCTCACAGGTGCTTACTCAGACCCGTCATACAACGCAAGTCTTGCATTTCTGACATTGAAGTACAGTTTTAAATAG
- a CDS encoding glycosyltransferase family 4 protein, with product MRILHTEWSDDLGGQEKRVLAEAIGMKDRGHTVVIACRKHAKLLPEAQKSGIECIAMPFSSSFDVITMVKLYQYIKTKKFDIVNTHSGKDSWVGGIAAKLAGVPALVRTRHINIPLRRNLLNFIHYLPQSFITCGDTMRENLVNNCGFPETKVVSIPTGVEERFFKVERTPELKKSLFNLPPDSIVISNVGVLRGVKGHEVTLKAVKKVVSEIPHAVFLFAGDGPKKNSLLKLSEELGITRNVLFAGYIKDVTTVFAVTDVSVLSSHSEGIPQSILQSMAAGVPVVATRVGGVPEIIENEKTGLLIPPNDHEALSAAIIRLINNPTVCNNLISNAREFVLKNHSIEVMLDKTELLYKRLTV from the coding sequence ATGAGAATACTTCACACCGAATGGTCAGATGACCTTGGAGGGCAGGAAAAACGGGTGCTTGCCGAGGCTATTGGTATGAAAGACCGCGGACACACTGTTGTTATCGCCTGTCGCAAACATGCCAAACTCCTGCCAGAAGCTCAAAAGAGCGGCATAGAGTGTATTGCGATGCCGTTTAGCTCTTCTTTTGACGTTATCACTATGGTTAAACTCTATCAATATATAAAAACAAAAAAATTTGACATTGTTAATACGCATAGCGGAAAAGACTCCTGGGTAGGTGGAATTGCCGCAAAATTGGCAGGGGTACCCGCTCTGGTTAGAACCAGACACATCAACATACCGCTAAGAAGAAACCTGTTGAACTTCATCCACTACCTGCCGCAGTCATTTATAACGTGCGGGGATACGATGAGAGAAAATCTTGTTAACAATTGCGGCTTTCCTGAAACTAAGGTAGTCAGTATTCCTACCGGAGTTGAAGAGAGATTTTTTAAAGTAGAGCGAACTCCTGAGCTTAAAAAATCTCTGTTTAATCTGCCACCTGATTCCATTGTTATATCCAATGTCGGTGTGTTAAGAGGCGTAAAAGGGCATGAGGTTACTCTCAAAGCTGTGAAAAAGGTGGTTTCTGAAATTCCACATGCAGTTTTTTTGTTTGCTGGAGATGGCCCCAAGAAAAATTCTCTGTTAAAACTTTCCGAGGAGTTAGGAATAACGCGAAACGTACTTTTTGCAGGCTATATAAAAGATGTAACCACAGTGTTTGCTGTAACAGATGTATCAGTGCTCTCATCCCACTCAGAGGGTATCCCGCAGAGCATTTTACAGTCTATGGCGGCGGGAGTGCCGGTTGTGGCAACAAGGGTAGGTGGAGTGCCTGAGATAATAGAGAACGAGAAAACCGGTTTATTGATTCCTCCAAATGACCACGAAGCGCTCTCTGCTGCAATTATCAGATTAATAAATAATCCTACAGTGTGTAACAACCTGATTTCTAACGCACGGGAATTTGTCCTAAAAAACCATTCCATAGAAGTAATGCTTGATAAGACTGAGTTGTTATATAAGAGACTGACTGTTTAA
- a CDS encoding polysaccharide deacetylase family protein, with protein MSAIPILMYHHVNVLTENSEKGSDFITVDVNVFERQMAFLKREGYTTLTTTDFLEIRKTGKVPPRPVIITFDDGWLDNWVYAYPILKLLKLKAVFFVITAHIASAGLRKRIDEGFTGRIPTHKECVEIIKTSSGDVMMSWEELRQMELSGLIDVQSHTHTHHRWDAEPDMLESLYRDIASSRAAIEEHLNKNCTALCWPWGIYTEDYIKTAEKAGFSILFTTEKGTNTVTSDIFRLKRIPIGNIGILNFRKKLFINSHSAISSLYYKILK; from the coding sequence GTGTCAGCGATACCGATATTAATGTACCATCATGTCAATGTACTTACGGAAAACTCTGAAAAAGGCAGCGACTTTATCACAGTGGATGTAAACGTATTTGAAAGACAAATGGCTTTTCTGAAACGAGAGGGTTATACCACGTTAACGACGACAGATTTTTTAGAAATCAGAAAAACCGGAAAAGTGCCGCCAAGACCTGTGATTATAACATTTGACGATGGATGGCTGGATAACTGGGTCTATGCCTATCCGATATTAAAATTGCTGAAACTAAAGGCGGTGTTTTTCGTTATAACCGCTCATATTGCATCGGCTGGATTACGAAAGCGCATTGATGAGGGATTTACAGGGCGTATTCCAACCCATAAAGAGTGTGTAGAGATAATTAAAACAAGCAGCGGTGATGTAATGATGTCATGGGAGGAGCTTCGTCAAATGGAACTCTCAGGTCTTATTGACGTTCAATCCCACACGCACACTCATCACAGATGGGACGCTGAACCCGATATGCTTGAGAGCTTGTACAGAGATATTGCGTCCTCTAGGGCAGCAATTGAGGAGCATTTAAATAAGAATTGCACAGCATTATGCTGGCCCTGGGGAATATACACGGAGGATTATATAAAGACCGCTGAAAAAGCCGGATTTAGTATTCTTTTTACAACAGAAAAAGGCACAAACACAGTTACTTCTGATATTTTCAGACTTAAACGCATACCTATTGGAAACATCGGCATCTTGAACTTCAGGAAAAAGCTGTTTATTAACTCTCACTCTGCCATAAGCAGCCTCTACTACAAAATACTGAAATAA
- a CDS encoding 30S ribosomal protein S21, with translation MPMVNVKDSDSFELALKRFKKQCEKEGILSEIKRREHYEKPSIRKKKKIIAARKKAAKRVSVSQ, from the coding sequence ATGCCCATGGTCAATGTCAAGGATAGTGATTCCTTTGAGCTTGCTCTTAAGCGGTTTAAGAAGCAGTGCGAAAAGGAAGGGATACTGTCTGAGATAAAGAGAAGAGAACACTACGAAAAACCAAGCATCAGAAAAAAGAAGAAGATAATAGCAGCCAGAAAGAAAGCAGCTAAGCGCGTATCTGTGTCACAGTAA
- a CDS encoding DNA primase → MDLQRVRDDVKSRLDIVDVISKYVNLKRSGANFKGLCPFHNEKTSSFTVSPVRQVFHCFGCGAGGDIFTFVMKEEGLAYLDAVKQLAEQAGIKIDTNFYPQGMGTEGRQEYLNIHAEARDFFQTIFKKSEKAVSYLKARGLTDESLDMFSIGFAPDSKDILYKHLRSLGHLDGKIFETSLVSIRENTPFDVFRRRIMFPIDTAKGETIAFGGRALDDVPPKYLNSSETPLFKKKRTLYGLSQAHAAILKARSVVIVEGYLDVIMCHQYGIRNVVAPLGTALSEEHATALKRSADEVIVLFDGDEAGVRAARRAIALISKKGLIAKGVVIPGENDPDSLLRHDGQPALAGLISQAMGFVEFMLSTGGTGIENLREMYRTIEDVEDTVLRGKLITELSQKGAISETTLRESVKGRTTTQNKETTVRVNKRLIDEEILFNAYMGFEDVRETIAADLELVMFENATLKKIFAGLLDGQLSPTTDSILALCTEEEISYITSLMVQPYVDTENVAQNVSDCLKNMKNKIHQRTIAEINSKIKMAENLKNTETIAPLQAELSRLNRLIKTGKEN, encoded by the coding sequence ATGGACCTGCAAAGAGTCAGAGATGATGTAAAGTCGCGTTTAGACATTGTAGATGTAATTTCTAAATATGTTAATCTTAAAAGATCCGGGGCTAATTTCAAAGGGTTGTGTCCGTTTCACAATGAAAAGACGTCCTCATTTACTGTAAGTCCGGTCAGGCAGGTGTTTCATTGCTTTGGGTGCGGGGCCGGCGGTGACATATTCACGTTTGTCATGAAAGAGGAGGGACTTGCCTATCTTGATGCTGTTAAGCAGTTGGCAGAGCAGGCAGGGATCAAAATTGACACCAATTTTTACCCGCAGGGAATGGGTACAGAGGGCAGACAAGAGTATCTTAATATTCATGCGGAGGCAAGGGATTTCTTTCAGACAATTTTTAAGAAATCAGAGAAAGCCGTCAGTTATCTGAAAGCAAGAGGGTTAACTGATGAGAGTTTAGATATGTTCTCAATTGGTTTTGCTCCTGATAGTAAAGATATACTCTATAAACATCTAAGGAGCCTTGGCCATCTGGATGGTAAGATATTTGAGACCTCTTTGGTAAGCATACGAGAAAATACGCCTTTTGATGTGTTCAGAAGAAGAATAATGTTTCCTATAGATACTGCTAAAGGAGAAACTATCGCATTTGGAGGCCGTGCCCTTGACGACGTTCCTCCCAAATATTTGAATTCCTCAGAAACGCCTCTGTTTAAAAAGAAGCGGACACTCTATGGCCTGAGCCAGGCACATGCTGCGATTTTAAAGGCCAGGTCTGTAGTCATAGTAGAAGGCTATCTGGATGTGATAATGTGTCATCAGTATGGGATAAGAAATGTGGTGGCGCCACTTGGCACAGCACTATCTGAGGAGCACGCCACAGCGTTAAAGCGTAGTGCCGATGAGGTGATTGTGCTTTTTGACGGAGATGAGGCCGGGGTAAGAGCCGCAAGGCGTGCAATTGCACTGATTAGTAAAAAGGGGTTGATAGCTAAAGGGGTGGTAATACCCGGGGAAAACGATCCTGACAGCCTCCTTCGGCATGACGGACAGCCAGCCCTTGCCGGACTGATTTCACAGGCAATGGGATTTGTTGAATTTATGCTCTCTACCGGAGGCACGGGAATAGAGAATCTTAGGGAGATGTACCGGACAATAGAGGATGTTGAGGATACAGTTTTAAGGGGCAAGCTGATTACAGAGCTGTCACAAAAGGGTGCAATTTCTGAGACAACGTTAAGAGAGTCCGTAAAAGGCCGCACCACTACCCAAAATAAAGAAACAACTGTCCGAGTTAATAAGCGCCTGATAGATGAGGAGATTTTATTTAACGCTTACATGGGCTTTGAGGATGTGCGTGAGACAATAGCAGCCGACTTAGAGCTGGTTATGTTTGAAAACGCAACCTTAAAGAAGATATTTGCGGGCTTACTTGATGGGCAACTTAGCCCCACAACTGACAGTATCTTAGCACTATGTACGGAGGAGGAAATTTCCTACATAACGTCTCTTATGGTGCAGCCGTACGTTGACACCGAAAATGTTGCTCAAAATGTGTCTGACTGCTTGAAAAACATGAAGAATAAAATACACCAAAGAACCATAGCGGAAATAAACAGTAAAATAAAGATGGCAGAAAACCTAAAAAATACGGAAACAATAGCGCCTTTACAGGCTGAGCTGTCAAGATTAAACAGATTGATAAAAACAGGTAAGGAAAATTAA
- a CDS encoding amidohydrolase produces the protein MSGTEVDYLITGDYVVTMEPGLEPLVNGAVAVTGEKITEIGTYEALSRKYKPGRILGGKGRAVIPGLINTHTHAAMVYFRGLADDLPLKEWLEGYIWPAEGKWLSDEFVSDAITLACLEMMLNGITMYNDMYFFKDSIAKTTRDMGMRVVLGAGILDFPTASANNADEYLSKAENFIKDWLSSDSLITPAVSPHAPYTCSPETLLKAKRLSERYGVLLHTHLSETQHEVDDITKLYGKPPVEHLNSLGILDNTVVAAHCVWVSDKEIDILSESGVSVSHCVESNLKLASGIAPVVPMLKKGVNVTFGTDGAASNNDLDIFTEMSIAARLHKAVNNDPTVLTARDALKMATISGAKALGKSETLGSIKSGKLADLVILNLDKPHLTPFYDIYSLIVYSMRASDVDTVMINGKITVENKTCLMKDESEIIERARWWKDRIALETKN, from the coding sequence ATGAGCGGCACCGAGGTGGATTATTTAATCACCGGCGATTATGTTGTCACTATGGAGCCTGGACTTGAACCGTTAGTAAACGGGGCTGTTGCGGTTACCGGCGAGAAAATAACAGAGATTGGTACATATGAAGCGCTCTCCAGAAAATATAAGCCTGGCAGGATTTTAGGCGGCAAAGGCAGGGCAGTAATACCAGGCCTTATAAACACTCATACTCATGCAGCTATGGTTTATTTCAGAGGGCTTGCCGATGATTTACCCCTTAAGGAATGGCTTGAGGGCTACATTTGGCCGGCTGAGGGCAAATGGTTAAGCGATGAGTTTGTATCGGATGCAATAACCCTTGCCTGTCTTGAGATGATGTTAAATGGAATAACCATGTACAATGATATGTACTTTTTTAAAGACAGTATTGCCAAGACGACAAGAGATATGGGAATGCGGGTGGTTTTAGGCGCTGGAATTTTGGATTTTCCTACGGCCTCAGCTAATAACGCTGATGAGTATCTAAGTAAGGCTGAAAATTTTATAAAAGACTGGCTTTCCTCAGACAGCCTGATAACTCCGGCAGTGTCCCCTCATGCTCCATATACCTGTAGTCCTGAGACACTTTTAAAAGCTAAGAGACTATCGGAGCGCTACGGGGTCTTACTCCATACTCATCTTTCCGAAACACAACACGAGGTTGATGACATAACAAAACTGTATGGTAAGCCGCCTGTAGAACATCTAAACTCATTAGGAATACTTGATAACACGGTTGTGGCAGCACACTGTGTATGGGTAAGTGACAAGGAGATTGATATTCTGTCAGAGTCAGGCGTTAGTGTATCGCACTGCGTGGAGAGCAACCTTAAACTTGCCTCAGGTATTGCTCCCGTTGTGCCAATGCTTAAAAAAGGCGTAAATGTAACTTTTGGAACAGATGGCGCAGCCAGTAACAACGACCTTGATATTTTTACCGAGATGTCAATTGCGGCAAGGCTTCACAAGGCTGTCAACAACGACCCAACGGTGCTTACTGCAAGAGATGCTCTTAAGATGGCAACTATATCAGGCGCTAAAGCGCTTGGCAAATCTGAAACCCTCGGCAGCATAAAGTCTGGTAAACTAGCCGATTTGGTAATACTTAATCTTGATAAACCACATCTGACGCCTTTTTATGATATTTACTCCCTTATTGTCTATTCAATGAGGGCCTCAGATGTTGACACTGTTATGATAAACGGAAAAATTACCGTTGAAAACAAAACCTGTCTAATGAAAGACGAATCTGAGATAATTGAAAGGGCACGGTGGTGGAAAGACAGGATTGCCCTTGAAACTAAAAACTGA
- a CDS encoding GtrA family protein: protein MTEINLYRKKTIRQFIRFALIGALNTVVDMAILNLETILTGLKTGTPFAVQKALSFLVAVIFSYYLNKKWAFEHKDGTKGGKFSHFVAVSLIGMAVNVASASLVVNIVRPGLNLTWIGDQVWVNIGSLCGTACGLLWNFLGYKFFVFKAE from the coding sequence ATGACTGAGATAAATTTATATAGAAAAAAAACCATAAGACAATTTATTAGGTTTGCTCTTATTGGGGCTTTAAACACCGTTGTTGATATGGCAATCCTCAATCTGGAAACCATTCTGACAGGACTTAAGACAGGCACTCCCTTTGCCGTACAGAAGGCGCTTTCGTTTCTTGTTGCAGTGATTTTTAGTTATTACCTTAATAAGAAATGGGCATTTGAGCATAAGGATGGTACAAAAGGCGGGAAATTTTCTCATTTTGTTGCCGTGAGTTTAATAGGGATGGCTGTTAATGTAGCATCAGCCTCGTTAGTTGTAAATATTGTAAGACCCGGATTAAATCTGACATGGATTGGGGATCAGGTTTGGGTCAACATCGGCTCACTTTGCGGAACTGCTTGCGGTTTGCTTTGGAACTTTCTTGGTTACAAGTTTTTTGTGTTTAAAGCAGAGTAG
- the pdxA gene encoding 4-hydroxythreonine-4-phosphate dehydrogenase PdxA: MSRLILITLGDPGGIGPDAAIRAYLTYKSQKAVFIGDVEVIKDVMRLINCNLTIHIVENPRDGFFDGTTLNVVNVTAAKQYAKRRPTKEGGLLSARCIEKAVELIMSGQGDALVTSPISKEALKLADITYPGHTEMLAALTHTENFAMMLVGGPIRVMLVTIHEAIANVPALITKDRVVKTLILANAAAYMLGIETPKIAVSALNPHAGEAGLFGREEIQEIVPAIEAAVRMGIAADGPFPADTLFYKAYKGQVDIVVAMYHDQGLIPLKMTAFESGVNITVGLPFVRTSPDHGTAYDIAYSSKSAVNPQSMCEAMRLAETLRPYTPINHYD; encoded by the coding sequence GTGTCGAGATTAATATTAATAACGCTGGGTGACCCTGGTGGTATAGGGCCTGATGCAGCTATAAGGGCATATCTCACTTACAAATCGCAGAAAGCAGTATTTATTGGCGATGTTGAAGTCATTAAGGATGTCATGAGACTTATAAACTGTAACCTTACGATACATATAGTTGAAAACCCGCGTGACGGGTTTTTTGACGGTACAACTTTAAACGTAGTAAATGTAACAGCTGCAAAACAGTACGCAAAGCGCCGACCAACCAAAGAGGGCGGCTTATTAAGTGCACGTTGTATAGAAAAAGCTGTGGAATTAATTATGAGCGGACAGGGAGATGCGCTTGTTACCTCTCCAATTTCAAAAGAGGCGCTAAAACTTGCCGACATCACATACCCCGGACATACTGAAATGCTTGCCGCTTTGACTCATACCGAAAACTTTGCGATGATGCTTGTTGGAGGCCCAATTAGAGTTATGCTTGTTACAATTCATGAGGCAATTGCCAATGTGCCTGCTCTTATTACAAAAGACAGGGTTGTAAAAACATTAATCTTAGCCAATGCCGCTGCCTATATGCTTGGCATAGAAACTCCTAAAATAGCAGTGTCGGCGCTAAACCCTCATGCCGGAGAGGCTGGGTTGTTTGGCAGAGAGGAGATACAGGAAATCGTGCCTGCAATAGAGGCGGCGGTACGAATGGGTATTGCCGCAGACGGCCCTTTCCCAGCCGATACATTATTTTACAAGGCGTACAAAGGACAAGTGGATATTGTGGTAGCAATGTATCACGATCAGGGACTCATTCCGCTAAAAATGACAGCATTTGAAAGCGGAGTTAATATCACAGTAGGGCTGCCCTTTGTGCGGACGTCCCCAGATCATGGCACAGCATACGATATTGCGTACAGCTCAAAAAGTGCCGTTAACCCTCAAAGTATGTGCGAGGCTATGAGACTTGCCGAGACTCTGAGGCCATACACACCTATCAATCACTATGACTGA